A segment of the Phycisphaerae bacterium genome:
CGGCGGCGGCGCACCATCTGGGCGCGGCCGGAGGTATAGAATCTTATCGGCCGGGCGCGGCGTTGCGGTTCAGCCGATCCGGAGGGACGAGGCGGCCGGCTTGCAATCCGGCGGCGTCGGCGATATTTTCTAGGGTAAGGGCGGATAGCAGATGTCAGCGACGATCGGGTCTTCCATTTTGGCGATCTTCCTGTTTCTGATGGCGACGGGTGCGCCTTCGACGCAGCCGGCGGGTCGGGAGTTGGCGGTGCCGGTGCGGCTTGGAGGTTCGGGGGGGCCGGTATTGGTGGGAGAGGGGGGTGACGGGGCGGTGTTGGTTGGGGAGGGCAGCGGTCGGCGGGTCGCGCGGGCATTGGCTTTGATGGGCGTGCTTCCGCGGCCGGAAGGGGGAGTGGGCGAGGATCGGGAAGGCGGGCTGTGCATTGAGCTGAGGCGTCCGGATCTGTCGGAGAGCGTGCCGCTGGAAGAGGCGGTCTGGTTTGCGACCTCGGGCGGCCGTGTGAAGGCGGAGGGGTGGCGGTTCGCGGCGGGAGCGGGCGGAGGCGACGAGGGCGGGCCGGCGGTGATTTCGGCTGATGCGGACGTGCCGGGGACGATTGAGCCGGTTTTTGAGGGGGTTTCGCTGGCGGAGGTGGGCGGGGTATTTGTGCAGGAGGGGATCGGGTGGCTGACGGAGGAGGCGGCGTTGGTTCTGACGATCCGTCCGACCGTCGATGGGCGTTTGGTCGTGCTGTTGGATCGGTTCGGCCGGACATGGATCGATGAGCGGGAGGTCGGCCGCAAGGCGTTGCTCGATGCGGTGCGGAGCGGGCTTTGGGAAGGCGACAGGCGGGTTCTGGTGTTGTACGACCCGTATGCGTTGGAGAGCGATCTGGAGGAACTGAGCGAGTCGATCCTGGGAGGCGGGATCGACCAGGAGCGGCTGACGGTGTGGCGGGCGGACGGCGGGTTGGGGCTGGAGGTTCTGGCGGTTCCTGAGCATCGTGAGGATCTGCAGCGGGCGGCGATATCGAGGCGTTTCGCTGACGGGACGGCGCCTTGGCAGCCGATTGTCGAGCAGCAGCGGGCGTTGGCGGATCGGTTGCGTGGGTTTTTGACGGATTCGCTGGCCGGTTTGGAGCAGCTTGGGCGGCGTTTCGAGGGGTGTCAGGGGGGTTCGCAGCGTCCGACGACACGGCCGGCGGATGTGCCGGAGGGGCTGGATGAGTGAGATGCTGGGGCGGCGAAAGCGACGATCATGAGGAAGTGGGGGCGGAAAAAGGTTTACTATTCGGCTGAAAACGGGGAAAATGAGGCGGTCCAGCGTATAGGGCTGGGCGCACTTCGTTTTGGTGAACCAGGGTCCGTAGCACGGAGCGAATGACATGGAAGAATACGAACGGCTGAAGCAGTTGGTGATGAGCGTGGAAGACGATATTGCGAAGGCGGAAGGCGGGAACAAGGCGGCTGGAACCCGCGTTCGCAAGCAGATGCAGGACATCAAGGCGGCGGCGCAGGAGATACGGACGCGGATTTTGGAGACGCGTTCGGAAGGCGAGTAGGTCCATTTTTGAGTTCGGCGCAGGGGGAGCGGCGCGAACGGCGGAGACGGTGAGTTTATGCCCCCAGAACCTATCGTGGACTTGTCCAGGATTGATCCGGACAAGGTGTTGGTCGGGAAAGAAGAGATTCGTCAGGTCAATCCCCAGCGTTACGAGATGGAGCAGTTGGACGGGATTCTGTACGAGGACCGCGAGCACTCGGTGTTCGTCGGGTACAAGGACGTACGGGAGGATGAATTCTGGGTTCGTGGCCACATTCCCGGTCGGCCGCTGCTTCCGGGGGTGTTGATGATCGAGGCGGCGGCGCAGTTGGCGTCGTACTACGGGCACCGGACGTTGAAGGACTGCCCGTTCGTTGGTTTTGGCGGGGTGGACGAGACGAAGTTCCGCGGGACGGTGGTTCCGCCGTCGCGGTTGATATTGATGGCCAAGGGGGTGGAGGCCCGGCCGCGTCGGGTGCGGTGTTATGTTCAGGGTTTCGTGGACGGGCGGATGGTTTTTGAGACGTTGATTACCGGTATGCCGGTCTGAGTTGGCGGATCGGGCGTGCGTCTCAAGCGGGCTTGTCGGCTGTGCCGATAGACAGGTAGTGTTTGACAGGACCGATGAGCCTGGATCGGGAACCGCCGATGAGCCTGGTTTCGAGGGTGCCGGGGCGTGTGTGCCCCTGCATCGACATAGCGGACCGCCGGTGTGCCCGGCACCTGAGTCTGAGGCGGCTTGAGGATGCCTTTGCGTTGTGCATGGGCGATCATCGGCAATGCCCGGTCTATCAGCAGATGGCAGATGAGCGAATCCGAATCGAGGGACGTCAGGGCGTTGGCGCGGCTGGTTGAGCAGTTCCTGCGCCACCTGTCGGTGGAGCGGGCGCTGTCGCCGTTGACGCTGGAGGCGTATCGTCGGGACCTGGGGCGTTTGACGGGGTACCTTTCGGGGCATGGGGTGGACCGGCCGGAGGAGATGACGGCGGCGGTGCTGCAGTCGTTTTTGGGCGATCTGACCAAGCAGGGCTACGCGCCGGCGTCGCGTGCGCGGACGTCGGCGGCGATTCGGACGTTTCTGAAGTTTCTTTTCGTGTCGCGACTGATCACGGTGGATCCGGTGACGCTGCTGGATTCGCCGAAGCCGGCGCACCGGCTGCCGCGGGTGCTTTCGCACGAGCAGATGGACCGGCTACTCTCGT
Coding sequences within it:
- a CDS encoding beta-hydroxyacyl-ACP dehydratase, producing MPPEPIVDLSRIDPDKVLVGKEEIRQVNPQRYEMEQLDGILYEDREHSVFVGYKDVREDEFWVRGHIPGRPLLPGVLMIEAAAQLASYYGHRTLKDCPFVGFGGVDETKFRGTVVPPSRLILMAKGVEARPRRVRCYVQGFVDGRMVFETLITGMPV
- a CDS encoding histone H1; protein product: MEEYERLKQLVMSVEDDIAKAEGGNKAAGTRVRKQMQDIKAAAQEIRTRILETRSEGE